The Phyllopteryx taeniolatus isolate TA_2022b chromosome 14, UOR_Ptae_1.2, whole genome shotgun sequence genome has a window encoding:
- the ptf1a gene encoding pancreas transcription factor 1 subunit alpha: MDAVLDPFSALDSFSSPPYFNDDDFFTDQSSRDANLEPDDFLDDDVDLFGKHFQDFYAGKGSGQYDAGDLSLSSLSSSSSTFSYSVPELSKRRRRARSDAEMQQLRQAANIRERRRMQSINDAFEGLRTHIPTLPYEKRLSKVDTLRLAIGYINFLAELLRSDLPVRNPGGDAHAQPKKVIICHRGARSPSPSDPDFGLPPLAGHSLSWSDEKQLRDQNVIRTAKVWTPEDPRKVHSKSPLADIENEPPFGLLV, from the exons ATGGACGCCGTGTTGGACCCGTTCTCGGCCCTCGACTCGTTCTCCTCCCCTCCTTACTTCAACGATGACGACTTTTTCACCGACCAGTCCTCGAGGGACGCAAACCTGGAGCCGGACGACTTCTTAGACGATGACGTGGATTTGTTCGGCAAGCATTTCCAAGACTTTTACGCCGGCAAGGGGAGCGGCCAGTACGACGCGGGCGACCTGTCCTTGTCGTCCTTGTCGTCCTCGTCGTCCACGTTCTCCTACAGCGTCCCGGAGCTGTCGAAGAGGCGGCGGAGGGCGAGGTCTGACGCGGAGATGCAGCAGCTGAGGCAGGCGGCCAATATCCGGGAGCGGCGCCGGATGCAGTCGATCAACGACGCCTTCGAGGGGCTGCGCACGCACATCCCCACCTTGCCCTACGAGAAGAGGCTCTCCAAAGTGGACACGCTGCGCTTGGCCATCGGCTACATCAACTTCCTCGCCGAACTGCTGCGCTCGGACCTGCCCGTCCGGAACCCCGGCGGCGACGCGCACGCGCAGCCCAAGAAGGTCATCATCTGCCACCGGGGGGCAA GGTCCCCCTCCCCGAGCGACCCCGACTTCGGTCTGCCCCCCCTGGCCGGCCACTCGCTGTCCTGGTCGGATGAGAAGCAGCTCCGGGACCAAAACGTCATCCGCACGGCCAAGGTGTGGACCCCGGAGGACCCCCGAAAAGTGCACAGCAAGTCGCCCCTGGCGGATATCGAGAACGAGCCCCCTTTCGGCCTGCTGGTCTAG